From the genome of Virgibacillus proomii, one region includes:
- the ribD gene encoding bifunctional diaminohydroxyphosphoribosylaminopyrimidine deaminase/5-amino-6-(5-phosphoribosylamino)uracil reductase RibD, with amino-acid sequence MTTHEFYMDIALNHARTMKGQTDPNPLVGCVIVNHKRIVGIGTHLKAGEPHAEIHALRMAKEQARGGTLYVTLEPCSHHGRTGPCAEAIVNAGVKKVVIATLDPNPIVSGSGIAILKNAGIDVEIGIREREANKMNEVFNTFIVERRPFITLKTGITMDGKIATHTSHSKWITSDAARKDVHQLRHQHMAILTGINTVLKDNPALTARIPSGRNPIRIVMDSTLKIPLNYQLVQDQQAETWIFTTMNHDKEKRKALEALGITVIVTEDTSMVDPHQVVMYLGKEGVSSLLLEAGGAINAAFLEQQLIDKVILYMAPKLIGGKDAPTFLEGTGVETMKEAIELTDITIEKIGKDMKWAGYPMYKQNHR; translated from the coding sequence ATGACGACACATGAGTTTTATATGGACATTGCTTTAAATCATGCACGTACTATGAAAGGACAAACCGACCCGAATCCATTAGTCGGGTGTGTTATTGTCAATCATAAACGTATTGTTGGTATCGGCACACACTTAAAGGCAGGAGAGCCGCATGCCGAGATTCACGCATTACGTATGGCGAAAGAACAGGCGCGAGGAGGGACACTGTACGTTACACTGGAACCTTGCTCACATCATGGTAGGACAGGCCCTTGTGCAGAAGCGATCGTCAATGCTGGGGTTAAAAAAGTGGTAATTGCTACCTTAGATCCAAATCCGATTGTTTCTGGTAGTGGCATTGCAATACTGAAAAATGCTGGAATTGATGTCGAGATTGGAATTCGAGAAAGAGAAGCAAATAAAATGAACGAGGTTTTTAACACATTTATTGTAGAAAGAAGACCCTTTATTACGCTAAAAACAGGCATCACCATGGATGGTAAAATAGCTACACATACTTCTCACAGCAAATGGATCACATCCGATGCAGCGAGAAAAGATGTTCACCAACTTCGACATCAACATATGGCGATTTTAACAGGAATAAATACGGTTTTAAAGGATAATCCGGCGCTGACAGCACGTATTCCAAGTGGACGTAATCCAATCCGTATCGTGATGGATTCTACATTAAAAATTCCACTCAACTATCAACTTGTTCAGGATCAGCAGGCGGAAACATGGATTTTCACAACAATGAACCATGATAAAGAAAAACGAAAAGCATTAGAGGCTTTGGGCATAACGGTGATTGTGACAGAGGATACAAGCATGGTAGACCCCCATCAAGTAGTAATGTATCTAGGAAAAGAAGGTGTATCCTCCCTTCTTTTGGAGGCAGGAGGTGCGATTAATGCCGCCTTTTTAGAACAGCAGCTCATTGATAAGGTGATCTTATATATGGCTCCAAAATTAATTGGTGGAAAAGATGCACCTACCTTCCTAGAAGGTACAGGAGTAGAAACAATGAAAGAAGCAATTGAGCTAACAGATATTACGATTGAAAAAATTGGTAAAGATATGAAGTGGGCAGGATATCCAATGTACAAACAAAATCATCGTTGA
- a CDS encoding hybrid sensor histidine kinase/response regulator: MVKKSASFLMKKRTIFLLLGLFLIVLSSSRLLWMKSFQNQELPPIKDGQLDLRGWNAKDDKVLLLDGEWEFYPSTLLIQERQQDIGNPGLIQVPGEWNEALRSPYGFATYRLRILVNPDEDLNYSMRVSSIRSASEVYVNGRLLEKSGQVAKNKNSYSPKNLPYSTTFTADENGVIDIWIQAANFVDIRSSGIIRSIKFGSETAIIKDMKNSYTLQISTAIIFLVHSIYAAMLFFLGNKEKKLLYFSLLTFSAMLTNLLSNDEKLFHQLLYIGHVWDFRLANAALLIGFYAMLKCTDHHFLPYWRRIYPIYSVILLSTAGITLFLNPTQIIKIFPIYFLLVATATIITANAILHKFIKDPKSNLLLLFSLTALLHHFTWAIFWRENGVTVIHYPFDLYIAMGSFAAVWFKDYFKMHSDTKELAATLQRMNDHKDQFLANTSHEFKNPLHGILNMSQAVLKREQKLLQKRSVKELETILSVGRRMNLILNDLLDVMSLQQGNPRLHRKCIAVEPIITGVIDILQFTVEGKPVKIINQIPEDFPPVFADENRVIQIVFNLLHNAVKYTSEGQIYIRAFIKDDKAFIAIKDTGIGMDRDLLKRLFQPYEQANPNETMIEGGFGLGLSISKQLVELHGGTLEVNSNLGKGSEFIFSLKLADENKLTSKSSEQLTLRTKPLPDDSQLDTEEFEIYPDNNHTTTQNRTTNRLNILIVDDDPVNLEVLKAILRPEEYDITAVTSGKEALAVLHQQEWDLVISDIMMPQMSGYELTQIIRKRFSLTELPILLLTARSQPHDIRSGFLAGANDYVTKPVEAMEIRSRIEALTTIKRVVQEQLQLEAAWLQAQIQPHFLFNTLNALASLSIMDLEKMRDLLSEFSHFLRNKFKFKNMNELIPIEEELSMVRSYLYIEQVRFGNRLQVVWEKDKCDDLKIPFLSIQPLVENAIRHGIMKRIEGGTIIIRISVFQSYTEISVEDDGVGIDQVTLQQIFARKTDHKSGVGLINTDLRLKRFFGTGLQIASTPGHGTKVSFVIRDEMMKVNKAKLYNFS, from the coding sequence TTGGTAAAAAAATCGGCAAGTTTTCTGATGAAAAAAAGGACTATTTTTTTATTACTAGGATTATTTTTAATTGTGTTGTCGAGTTCTCGATTATTGTGGATGAAATCATTTCAGAATCAAGAGCTACCACCTATTAAGGATGGGCAATTAGATTTACGAGGCTGGAATGCAAAAGATGATAAGGTTCTCTTATTAGATGGCGAGTGGGAATTTTACCCTTCAACACTGTTAATACAAGAAAGACAACAAGACATAGGTAATCCGGGACTTATTCAAGTTCCAGGCGAATGGAACGAAGCATTACGTTCACCGTATGGATTTGCTACCTACCGTTTGCGTATTCTTGTTAATCCTGATGAAGACCTTAATTATAGTATGCGAGTATCCAGTATACGAAGCGCTTCAGAAGTCTATGTCAATGGTCGTTTGTTAGAAAAATCCGGGCAGGTGGCAAAAAATAAAAACAGCTACTCACCGAAAAACTTACCTTATTCCACAACCTTTACAGCAGACGAAAACGGAGTTATTGACATTTGGATACAAGCTGCAAACTTTGTTGATATCCGTAGCAGTGGTATCATTCGCTCTATTAAGTTTGGTTCAGAAACTGCTATTATCAAAGACATGAAAAATTCCTATACACTGCAGATTTCAACTGCAATTATTTTTCTAGTTCATTCTATTTATGCAGCCATGTTATTTTTTCTTGGAAACAAGGAAAAGAAACTCTTATATTTCTCTTTACTTACTTTTTCTGCAATGCTCACAAATTTATTAAGTAATGATGAAAAATTATTCCACCAATTATTGTATATTGGCCATGTGTGGGATTTTCGCTTAGCTAATGCTGCTCTACTCATTGGATTCTATGCGATGTTAAAATGTACAGATCATCATTTTCTTCCGTATTGGCGCAGGATTTATCCTATTTATTCAGTAATTCTTTTGAGCACTGCCGGAATCACATTATTTTTAAATCCAACGCAAATCATTAAAATTTTTCCTATTTACTTTCTGTTGGTTGCAACGGCAACCATTATTACAGCTAACGCTATATTGCATAAATTTATAAAAGATCCAAAAAGTAATCTTTTATTGCTCTTTTCTCTTACTGCACTACTTCATCATTTTACTTGGGCAATCTTTTGGCGAGAAAATGGAGTTACTGTTATCCACTATCCGTTTGATTTATATATTGCAATGGGAAGTTTTGCAGCTGTATGGTTTAAGGATTATTTTAAAATGCATAGTGACACCAAAGAACTTGCAGCTACATTGCAAAGGATGAATGATCATAAGGATCAATTTTTGGCAAACACATCACATGAATTCAAAAATCCACTCCATGGCATTTTAAACATGTCACAAGCTGTTTTGAAAAGGGAACAAAAATTATTACAGAAAAGAAGTGTCAAAGAGCTTGAAACTATTTTATCTGTAGGAAGGCGGATGAATTTAATACTAAATGATTTACTTGATGTGATGAGCCTTCAGCAAGGAAATCCGCGTCTGCACAGGAAATGCATAGCCGTGGAACCAATTATTACAGGGGTAATCGATATATTACAGTTTACGGTAGAAGGTAAACCAGTAAAAATTATTAATCAAATACCTGAGGACTTTCCTCCAGTATTTGCTGATGAAAATCGAGTGATTCAAATTGTGTTTAATTTACTTCACAACGCTGTGAAATATACAAGCGAAGGTCAGATTTATATCCGCGCTTTTATAAAAGACGACAAAGCATTCATCGCAATTAAAGACACAGGAATTGGCATGGATAGAGATTTGCTAAAACGCCTGTTCCAACCTTATGAACAAGCAAATCCTAATGAGACGATGATAGAGGGAGGGTTTGGCTTAGGGTTAAGTATTTCTAAACAATTAGTCGAACTTCATGGTGGTACATTAGAAGTGAATTCCAATTTAGGAAAAGGCTCAGAATTCATTTTCTCTCTAAAATTGGCAGACGAGAACAAGCTAACTTCTAAGTCTTCTGAACAATTGACATTACGTACTAAACCGCTTCCAGACGATAGCCAATTGGATACAGAAGAATTTGAGATCTATCCAGATAATAATCATACAACCACACAAAATCGTACTACTAATCGATTAAACATATTGATTGTTGATGATGATCCAGTAAATCTTGAGGTGTTAAAAGCAATCCTTCGTCCGGAGGAATATGATATTACCGCAGTAACAAGCGGAAAAGAAGCACTAGCTGTATTGCATCAGCAAGAATGGGATTTAGTAATTTCCGACATTATGATGCCACAAATGTCCGGATATGAGCTAACTCAAATAATACGTAAACGTTTTTCGCTAACGGAGCTGCCAATTTTATTACTTACTGCTAGAAGTCAGCCGCATGATATCCGTAGCGGATTTTTAGCTGGGGCAAATGATTATGTAACCAAACCGGTAGAAGCAATGGAAATAAGATCACGGATTGAGGCATTAACTACGATTAAACGAGTTGTTCAAGAGCAGTTGCAATTAGAGGCCGCTTGGCTACAAGCGCAAATCCAGCCTCACTTTTTATTTAACACCTTAAATGCGTTAGCAAGTCTAAGTATAATGGATTTAGAAAAAATGCGAGATTTACTTAGTGAGTTTAGCCATTTTTTAAGGAATAAATTTAAGTTCAAAAATATGAATGAATTAATTCCGATTGAAGAGGAATTAAGTATGGTTCGGTCTTATTTGTATATTGAACAAGTGCGATTTGGAAATAGGCTTCAAGTTGTTTGGGAGAAAGATAAATGTGATGACTTAAAAATTCCATTCCTCTCCATACAACCTTTGGTAGAGAATGCTATCCGCCATGGTATTATGAAACGTATCGAAGGCGGGACAATTATTATTCGCATTTCTGTCTTTCAGTCATATACAGAAATATCAGTGGAAGACGACGGAGTTGGAATAGATCAAGTGACATTACAACAAATTTTTGCAAGAAAAACGGACCATAAATCAGGAGTCGGACTAATTAATACCGATCTGCGATTAAAACGCTTCTTTGGAACGGGGCTGCAAATCGCCAGCACGCCCGGGCACGGAACAAAGGTATCTTTTGTAATAAGAGATGAAATGATGAAAGTCAATAAAGCAAAACTTTATAACTTTTCATGA
- a CDS encoding GTP cyclohydrolase II codes for MEQQRKLDPHVFSILQDKIQRIDTDYDAIYLVGPIQLPVNLYGETSLFHWYCWLNSKVVTDDYQSIIEKLSSVNLAESQQSSVLVYGDFANTDNALVRMHSICHTGDIFGSKRCDCGFQLREAMTRIKENGSGALFYLANHEGRGIGLFSKAMTYILQENGYDTVEANESLGFVNDSRNYQDALYVLKRLRSKPVTVITNNPEKLVAFKKAEVPINGRTPLWGDISEYNRKYLQTKINKSGHFQPEGALL; via the coding sequence ATGGAACAACAAAGGAAGCTAGATCCTCATGTTTTTTCTATTTTACAAGATAAAATACAACGGATAGATACAGATTACGATGCAATATATTTAGTCGGTCCTATTCAATTGCCTGTCAATTTATACGGAGAGACAAGCCTATTTCATTGGTATTGCTGGCTTAACTCTAAAGTAGTCACTGACGATTATCAATCAATCATTGAGAAGTTATCCTCCGTAAATTTAGCTGAGTCTCAACAATCCAGTGTGCTAGTCTATGGTGACTTTGCCAATACTGACAATGCACTCGTCCGAATGCACTCTATTTGTCATACAGGCGATATTTTCGGCAGCAAGCGATGCGACTGCGGTTTTCAATTGCGAGAAGCAATGACACGAATTAAGGAAAACGGTTCTGGGGCATTATTCTATTTGGCTAATCATGAAGGCAGAGGAATTGGCTTATTTAGTAAAGCGATGACATATATCCTTCAGGAAAATGGATATGATACAGTCGAAGCAAATGAAAGCCTAGGCTTTGTGAATGATTCAAGAAATTATCAAGATGCCCTCTATGTACTAAAACGGTTACGATCAAAACCTGTAACGGTCATTACTAACAATCCCGAAAAGCTGGTGGCTTTTAAAAAGGCTGAGGTTCCTATTAATGGAAGAACCCCATTATGGGGCGACATATCTGAATATAACCGCAAATATTTGCAAACAAAGATAAACAAATCCGGGCATTTTCAACCGGAAGGAGCACTGTTGTAA
- a CDS encoding TetR/AcrR family transcriptional regulator: protein MNQLDGFQRRRELKKSHILQAALALFMEFGIQKVSIKEIAAKANVSQVTIYNYFGGKDQLVHDVIAFYINQELKRYEQIIYSDQPFQEKMRAIVFAKTETSKQINDNFFQTMMREYKNDNSYIQEVYVNKALPMTMDLFNEGKKQGYIDPQLSNQSLLMYLQIFQEAMQREDIYQQILPLTEDIIKLFFYGIVGKDGREGT from the coding sequence GTGAATCAATTGGATGGTTTCCAAAGAAGACGAGAACTAAAAAAATCACATATTTTACAAGCCGCACTAGCTTTATTTATGGAATTTGGCATACAAAAGGTTTCCATCAAAGAAATTGCTGCAAAGGCAAATGTTTCTCAAGTTACCATATATAATTACTTTGGGGGTAAGGATCAATTAGTCCATGATGTAATCGCTTTTTATATAAATCAAGAGCTAAAAAGATATGAACAGATCATATATAGTGATCAGCCATTCCAAGAAAAAATGAGAGCGATTGTTTTCGCTAAAACAGAGACATCTAAACAAATAAACGACAATTTTTTTCAAACGATGATGAGAGAATATAAGAATGACAACAGTTATATTCAAGAAGTATACGTCAATAAGGCATTACCCATGACGATGGACTTGTTTAATGAAGGGAAAAAGCAAGGGTATATTGATCCACAATTGTCTAACCAGTCGCTGCTAATGTATTTACAAATCTTTCAGGAAGCGATGCAACGAGAAGATATCTATCAACAAATTCTGCCTTTGACAGAAGATATCATCAAACTGTTTTTTTACGGAATTGTTGGGAAAGATGGGCGAGAAGGAACATGA
- a CDS encoding ABC transporter ATP-binding protein translates to MTVLQTRNLTKKFGKFTALDQVNIEVDKGQVYGFIGPNGAGKSTTIRVLLGILKATSGEVRIFGKDAWQDAVAIHKRTAYVPGDVNLWPNLTGGEVIDLFIKLRGGINNHRKEELIERFELDPTKKCRTYSKGNRQKVALVSAFAIDADLYILDEPTSGLDPLMEQIFQSCVLEAKEEGKSVLLSSHILSEVEKLCDHIGIIRQGKIIETGSLYELRHLTRTNLRIETKQPIPSLVDIKGIHDVNKKDNKLSFQVDTEELDSVIRYLSQYGIVKLESTPPTLEDLFMRHYEGDVQ, encoded by the coding sequence ATGACGGTTTTGCAAACAAGAAATTTAACCAAAAAATTTGGCAAGTTTACTGCATTAGATCAAGTGAATATAGAAGTAGATAAAGGCCAAGTATATGGTTTTATTGGGCCGAATGGTGCTGGAAAATCAACTACGATACGAGTGCTACTGGGAATTTTAAAAGCGACAAGTGGAGAGGTTAGGATTTTTGGTAAGGATGCTTGGCAAGATGCTGTAGCTATTCATAAGCGAACAGCTTATGTGCCGGGTGATGTTAATCTTTGGCCGAACTTAACTGGGGGAGAGGTAATTGACTTATTTATCAAATTGCGTGGTGGAATTAATAACCATCGTAAGGAAGAGTTAATTGAGCGCTTTGAACTGGACCCCACTAAAAAATGTCGTACGTATTCCAAAGGAAACCGACAAAAAGTAGCATTAGTATCAGCTTTTGCTATTGATGCAGATTTATATATCTTAGATGAGCCAACGTCAGGACTCGATCCATTAATGGAGCAGATTTTTCAATCCTGCGTTTTGGAGGCTAAGGAGGAAGGAAAAAGCGTTCTACTGTCCAGTCATATCTTATCTGAGGTAGAAAAATTATGTGATCACATTGGCATTATTCGTCAAGGGAAAATAATTGAAACCGGATCCCTCTATGAATTACGTCATCTGACAAGAACCAATTTGCGAATCGAAACAAAACAGCCAATCCCTTCCCTTGTTGATATAAAAGGTATCCATGATGTTAACAAAAAAGATAATAAGCTTTCTTTTCAAGTGGATACAGAAGAACTCGATTCAGTAATTCGCTATCTCAGCCAATATGGAATTGTAAAATTGGAGAGTACTCCGCCAACATTAGAGGATTTATTTATGCGGCATTATGAGGGGGATGTGCAATAG
- a CDS encoding ABC transporter permease, whose amino-acid sequence MINHLTKHTGNLCRFLLKQDRLRISLWLISLFLVTVIVAISFSDLYPTKEDRQILAETMRNPAMTAMVGTGYGLENYTSGAMMAHQMLLFTAIVVAIMSILFVTRHTRAEEEDGRMELIRSLPTGRLSSLLATLIMGLLINLILAFMTGLGLAALHIESIDLNGSILYGAALGAIGFFFTSITAIVAQLTESSRLATGFAFFILGLAYLLRAIGDVGNEVLSWLSPLGWILSSEVYVNNYWWPILLTVGTAFLLCLIALYLNTIRDIGAGFLPSRPGKRNASVLLLSPFGLLFRLQRTAMISWGVGLFIIGAAYGSVLGDLDAFLADIDLMQQMLPSIKGFSLIEQFIPMLMSIMAMLSTVPVLMAVLKVISEEKNNRMEHLLSRAVSRSILLGSSLAISIIVSVVMLSLSAIGLWVTGTVVVDGGLDIKVVFQAAFIYLPAVWVMIGLAVLLIGISPKVSNWMWLYLIYSFIVVYLGNLIQFPEWMSKLSPYGYIPQFPIEDINWFTILILTGVSFVFMVLGFIGYKQRDMEG is encoded by the coding sequence ATGATAAATCATTTAACGAAACATACAGGAAACCTGTGTCGCTTTTTACTAAAACAAGATCGATTGCGGATTTCGCTTTGGCTAATCTCTTTATTTCTTGTAACCGTAATCGTAGCTATCTCATTCTCTGATTTATATCCGACTAAAGAAGATAGGCAGATACTAGCTGAAACGATGCGTAATCCGGCGATGACAGCGATGGTCGGAACAGGATATGGTCTGGAAAACTATACTTCCGGTGCTATGATGGCTCATCAAATGCTACTCTTTACTGCAATCGTTGTTGCAATTATGAGTATTTTGTTCGTTACCCGTCATACACGAGCAGAGGAAGAAGATGGGCGAATGGAGCTAATCCGTTCATTACCAACAGGAAGATTGTCCAGTCTACTGGCAACATTGATAATGGGATTACTAATCAATTTAATTTTAGCATTCATGACAGGCTTGGGGCTTGCAGCTCTTCATATCGAAAGTATTGATTTAAACGGATCGATCCTATATGGAGCTGCTTTAGGGGCAATCGGCTTTTTCTTTACATCAATAACCGCTATCGTTGCCCAATTAACGGAAAGCTCCCGACTAGCAACAGGATTTGCTTTTTTTATATTAGGTCTTGCTTATCTATTGCGCGCTATTGGCGATGTTGGTAATGAGGTATTATCTTGGTTATCACCTTTAGGGTGGATTCTCAGCTCAGAAGTATATGTTAATAATTATTGGTGGCCGATTTTATTAACTGTAGGAACAGCTTTTCTTCTTTGTCTTATTGCGCTTTATTTAAACACGATACGTGATATTGGGGCTGGTTTTCTGCCTTCCAGACCAGGAAAACGAAACGCTTCTGTTTTATTACTGAGTCCGTTTGGTCTATTATTTCGATTGCAGCGTACAGCTATGATTTCGTGGGGAGTTGGCTTATTTATAATTGGCGCTGCGTATGGATCAGTACTTGGCGACTTAGATGCTTTTTTAGCAGACATAGATCTGATGCAACAAATGCTTCCTTCTATAAAAGGATTTTCGTTGATCGAACAATTTATTCCAATGCTAATGAGTATTATGGCGATGTTAAGTACAGTACCGGTGTTAATGGCGGTGCTAAAGGTCATTAGTGAAGAAAAAAACAATCGAATGGAGCATCTATTAAGTAGAGCGGTGTCACGATCAATTTTGCTAGGAAGCTCGTTAGCTATCTCTATAATTGTTTCTGTGGTAATGCTTTCCCTTTCCGCTATTGGATTGTGGGTAACAGGAACGGTTGTTGTTGATGGAGGGTTGGATATAAAGGTTGTTTTTCAGGCCGCTTTCATTTATTTACCTGCTGTTTGGGTAATGATTGGGTTAGCAGTACTTCTCATTGGGATTTCACCTAAAGTTAGCAATTGGATGTGGTTATATTTAATTTATTCTTTTATTGTTGTATATTTGGGAAACTTAATTCAATTTCCAGAATGGATGAGTAAACTGTCTCCATACGGGTACATTCCGCAATTTCCAATTGAAGATATAAACTGGTTCACGATATTGATATTAACTGGTGTCTCTTTTGTATTTATGGTCTTAGGCTTTATCGGTTATAAACAACGAGATATGGAAGGATAA
- a CDS encoding ABC transporter ATP-binding protein: MKKDNQGLKQFISFILSTNIPKFALFVGLIGSVITTIIGLSIPVLTKELVDGFSIESISWMLILAISAVFIFQAIIDGISIYMLAAVGQKIVARLRERMWLKFIRLPVRYFDKTNSGKSVSRIVNDTAVVKDLISQYFPQFISGIISIIGSIIILLVMDWKMTLMMLISVPVTIAFMVPLGRKMSKISRSLQDETAVFTGDIQQTLSEIRLMKSSTAEHYEAEKGIKGIGKLLLLGLKESKILALISPIMYSIIMAVVVIIIGYGGIRVANGTMSTGSLVAFLLYLFQIVMPITSFAMFFTQLQKAKGATERIIAILELDEETTEQGTTRIHQDISHQPIYFRNVSFAYNDKDMVLENITFTAYPGEMIALAGPSGAGKTTLFSLLERYYQPTKGDILIGDTSIQDLSLTDWRKQIGYVSQESAMVAGTIRENLTYGLENANEIPDEKLWAVAAMAYADEFIADFPDQLNTKVGERGITLSGGQRQRINIARAFLRNPKILMMDEATASLDSQSEKVVQQALTRLMKGRTTFVIAHRLATIVDADKIIFIENGQLTGMGKHEELLEKHSLYRKFAHQQLAD, encoded by the coding sequence ATGAAAAAGGATAATCAAGGTTTAAAACAGTTCATTTCTTTTATTTTATCTACAAATATACCAAAATTTGCTTTATTTGTTGGCTTAATCGGCAGTGTAATTACCACTATTATTGGCTTATCTATTCCGGTATTGACAAAGGAATTAGTAGATGGCTTTTCGATTGAGTCTATCAGTTGGATGCTTATTTTAGCGATTAGTGCAGTGTTTATTTTTCAGGCAATTATTGATGGTATTTCGATTTACATGTTAGCTGCAGTTGGTCAAAAAATTGTAGCAAGATTACGAGAACGTATGTGGTTAAAATTTATCCGTTTGCCAGTTAGATATTTTGATAAGACGAATAGTGGAAAATCGGTTAGTCGGATTGTTAATGATACGGCGGTAGTAAAAGACTTAATCTCACAATATTTTCCACAATTTATAAGTGGGATTATATCAATAATTGGTTCGATAATTATCCTGCTCGTTATGGATTGGAAAATGACGTTAATGATGCTTATATCTGTACCAGTTACGATTGCGTTCATGGTGCCTTTAGGTAGAAAAATGTCTAAGATTTCACGTAGTTTACAAGATGAAACAGCTGTATTCACTGGTGATATTCAACAAACATTAAGTGAAATTCGCCTAATGAAATCTTCTACGGCAGAGCATTATGAAGCAGAAAAAGGAATTAAGGGGATTGGTAAACTGCTTTTGCTTGGATTGAAGGAGTCAAAGATACTTGCATTAATTAGTCCAATTATGTATTCCATCATAATGGCAGTAGTTGTTATTATCATTGGATATGGAGGCATCCGTGTTGCAAATGGTACGATGTCGACGGGATCACTTGTTGCTTTTCTCCTATATTTATTTCAAATTGTAATGCCAATCACGTCATTTGCTATGTTCTTTACTCAATTACAAAAGGCAAAAGGAGCAACCGAGCGAATTATAGCAATATTAGAGCTGGACGAAGAGACTACAGAACAAGGTACAACTCGTATTCACCAAGATATTTCGCATCAGCCGATTTATTTTCGTAATGTATCATTTGCGTATAATGACAAAGATATGGTATTAGAAAATATCACCTTTACCGCTTATCCTGGAGAAATGATTGCTTTAGCAGGCCCAAGCGGTGCAGGAAAAACAACGTTATTTAGCTTACTTGAACGGTATTATCAGCCAACAAAAGGAGATATTCTTATTGGTGATACATCTATTCAGGATTTATCGTTAACCGACTGGCGGAAGCAGATAGGTTATGTTTCCCAGGAAAGTGCGATGGTTGCAGGGACGATACGTGAAAATCTTACCTATGGACTCGAGAATGCGAATGAAATTCCGGATGAAAAACTATGGGCAGTAGCAGCAATGGCTTATGCAGATGAATTTATTGCTGATTTTCCAGATCAATTAAATACGAAGGTAGGAGAGCGAGGTATTACACTATCCGGTGGTCAAAGGCAACGGATTAACATTGCTCGTGCATTTTTACGGAACCCGAAAATCCTTATGATGGACGAAGCAACTGCGAGTTTGGATAGTCAATCGGAAAAAGTCGTCCAACAAGCTTTAACGCGACTAATGAAGGGGCGAACAACTTTTGTTATTGCTCACCGTCTAGCAACGATTGTAGATGCGGATAAAATTATTTTTATTGAAAATGGTCAATTAACAGGAATGGGAAAACATGAGGAGTTATTAGAAAAGCATTCGTTATATCGGAAGTTTGCTCATCAGCAACTAGCTGATTAA